In the genome of Photobacterium sp. TLY01, one region contains:
- a CDS encoding cytochrome c encodes MKKLALIFTLLASCTSWAQGDVEAGKAKAATCAACHGADGKGITGQYPNLAGQHPRYLEKQLKEFKLAMTTGGEQGRNDPVMGGMAMPLSEQDMADLAAYFSSLPAIEGTTPESSIEIGQQLYRVGDAERGIAACTACHGPRGNGTSLSGFPDISGQPAEYIKKQLTMFREGQRSNDMNAMMRSVAAKLSDKEIDALSQYVGGLH; translated from the coding sequence ATGAAGAAATTAGCATTGATATTTACACTTCTTGCCAGTTGCACAAGCTGGGCCCAGGGAGATGTTGAAGCTGGAAAAGCAAAAGCAGCGACATGTGCAGCATGCCATGGCGCTGATGGTAAAGGTATCACAGGACAATACCCCAACCTTGCGGGTCAGCACCCACGTTATCTGGAGAAACAGCTGAAGGAATTCAAGCTGGCGATGACGACAGGTGGTGAACAAGGGCGTAATGATCCTGTGATGGGCGGCATGGCGATGCCTTTGTCTGAACAAGACATGGCGGATCTGGCGGCTTACTTCAGTTCCCTGCCTGCGATTGAAGGCACGACCCCTGAGAGCTCGATCGAAATCGGTCAGCAGCTCTACCGTGTGGGTGATGCCGAACGTGGCATTGCGGCCTGTACGGCGTGCCACGGTCCGCGGGGTAATGGCACCAGCCTGTCTGGTTTCCCGGATATTTCCGGGCAGCCTGCGGAATACATCAAGAAACAGTTGACTATGTTCCGTGAAGGCCAGCGCAGCAACGACATGAACGCGATGATGCGTTCAGTGGCAGCGAAACTGAGTGATAAGGAAATCGACGCCTTGTCACAGTATGTTGGCGGTCTTCACTGA
- the yihA gene encoding ribosome biogenesis GTP-binding protein YihA/YsxC — MNSPLNYRQTHFITSAPDIRHLPLDKGVEIAFAGRSNAGKSSALNRLTDQKSLARTSKTPGRTQLINMFEVRTGCNLIDLPGYGYAQVPLEMKKKWQAALGEYLQKRECLQGLVVLMDIRHPMKDLDQQMIYWAVESQLPVLVLLTKADKLKSGARKAQLLKIREAALAFGGDVEVENFSALKGIGVDQVRRKLDIWFAPELARQQALLEAEHTEQDGIAPDAE; from the coding sequence GTGAATTCCCCTCTCAACTACAGACAAACCCATTTTATTACCAGTGCTCCGGATATCCGCCACCTCCCTTTGGACAAAGGTGTTGAGATTGCATTTGCTGGCCGATCAAATGCCGGTAAATCAAGTGCTTTAAATCGTCTGACGGATCAGAAAAGTCTGGCACGAACCTCAAAAACGCCGGGCCGAACCCAGTTAATCAACATGTTTGAAGTCAGAACCGGCTGTAACCTGATTGACCTGCCGGGCTATGGCTACGCTCAGGTGCCGCTTGAGATGAAAAAGAAATGGCAGGCAGCCTTAGGTGAATACCTGCAAAAACGCGAATGCCTGCAGGGACTGGTGGTCTTAATGGATATCCGCCACCCGATGAAAGATCTCGACCAGCAAATGATTTACTGGGCGGTGGAAAGCCAACTGCCGGTGCTGGTCTTACTGACCAAAGCCGACAAACTCAAAAGCGGTGCCCGTAAAGCCCAGCTGCTGAAAATTCGCGAAGCCGCACTGGCCTTCGGGGGCGATGTGGAAGTCGAGAATTTTTCCGCGCTCAAAGGCATCGGCGTTGATCAGGTCCGCCGCAAACTCGATATCTGGTTTGCCCCGGAACTGGCCCGTCAGCAGGCGTTGCTGGAAGCAGAACATACTGAACAGGACGGTATTGCACCGGACGCAGAATAA
- the polA gene encoding DNA polymerase I translates to MATIPENPLILIDGSSYLYRAYHASPNFTNSDGEPTGAVYGVVNMLRSMLRQFATEHIAVVFDAKGKTFRDELYPEYKAHRPPMPDDLRAQIEPLHAIIKAMGLPLICEPGVEADDVIGTLARQASQAGMPVLISTGDKDMAQLVDENITLINTMTGVVMDPDGVREKFGIGPELIIDYLALMGDKVDNIPGVPGVGDKTATALLTGIGGLKDLYDNLDAIAALGFRGSKTMAKKLEENREAAMMSYELATIKLDVALEFGPQELQKGTPDIDELTRLFGKLQFRRWLAEMLDGSDGRIVADGAATIAGQDSEPVKSSAPAPVIDRSGYEVVLDEARFGEWLEILKQSDVFAFDTETDNLDYMVANLVGLSFAAEEGKAAYVPVAHDYLDAPSQLDRDWVIAQLKPLLEDPAQAKVGQNLKYDASVLARYGVTMQGIRFDTMLESYVYNSVVGRHDMDSLSLRYLEHKTISFEDIAGKGKKQLTFNQIDLEQAGPYAAEDADITLRLHNLLIGKLNADPKLKSVLEDIEMPLVPVLSRMERTGVLLDAAKLTAQSQEIAVRLDEIQAQAYEVAGEEFNLSSPKQLQAILFEKMGLPVVKKTPSGTPSTNEEVLQELALDYPLPKLLLEHRGLAKLKSTYTDKLPRMINPATKRVHTSYHQAVAATGRLSSTDPNLQNIPIRNEQGRRIRQAFIAPAGYKILAVDYSQIELRIMAHLSGDKALLDAFRHGKDIHAATAAEILGLPIEEVTSEQRRRAKAINFGLIYGMSAFGLAKQLGMGRNEAQEYMNVYFERYPGVLEYMESTRTQASEQGYVETLFGRRLYLPDIQSRNAIRRKAAERAAINAPMQGTAADIIKRAMVAVDHWIQTQNSDRVRLLMQVHDELVFEVKESELESVAKSVCELMEAAAELDVPLIADAGSGDNWDQAH, encoded by the coding sequence ATGGCAACTATTCCAGAAAATCCACTGATCCTGATCGATGGTTCCTCGTATCTTTATCGTGCCTATCACGCCTCACCCAATTTCACTAACTCAGATGGTGAACCAACCGGGGCTGTGTATGGCGTGGTTAATATGTTGCGCAGCATGCTGCGTCAATTTGCGACGGAACATATTGCTGTTGTCTTTGATGCCAAAGGCAAGACTTTCCGTGATGAGCTCTATCCCGAGTATAAAGCGCATCGCCCGCCGATGCCGGATGATTTGCGTGCTCAGATTGAGCCGTTGCACGCCATTATCAAAGCCATGGGCCTGCCGCTGATTTGCGAGCCCGGGGTCGAGGCGGATGATGTCATCGGCACCCTGGCGCGTCAGGCCTCCCAGGCCGGGATGCCTGTGCTGATCAGTACCGGTGATAAAGACATGGCGCAGCTTGTGGATGAGAACATTACCCTGATCAACACCATGACGGGTGTGGTGATGGATCCGGACGGGGTACGGGAGAAGTTCGGGATTGGTCCGGAGCTGATCATTGATTATCTGGCCCTGATGGGAGACAAGGTCGACAACATTCCCGGGGTGCCTGGCGTGGGTGACAAGACAGCAACGGCCTTGCTGACCGGGATTGGTGGCCTGAAAGATCTGTATGACAATCTGGATGCGATTGCGGCGCTGGGTTTTCGTGGCTCGAAAACCATGGCCAAGAAACTGGAAGAAAACCGCGAAGCGGCAATGATGTCCTATGAGCTGGCGACCATCAAGCTGGATGTCGCACTTGAATTCGGTCCGCAGGAGCTGCAAAAAGGCACTCCGGATATCGATGAGCTGACCCGGCTGTTCGGCAAGCTGCAATTTCGTCGCTGGCTGGCAGAAATGCTCGACGGCAGCGATGGCCGCATTGTCGCGGATGGTGCCGCCACCATTGCTGGCCAGGACAGTGAGCCGGTGAAATCGTCAGCACCGGCCCCTGTGATTGACCGCAGCGGCTATGAAGTGGTGCTGGACGAAGCCCGTTTTGGCGAGTGGCTGGAGATACTCAAACAGTCGGATGTTTTTGCCTTTGATACCGAAACCGACAACCTGGACTACATGGTCGCCAATCTGGTCGGGCTGTCTTTTGCGGCCGAAGAAGGCAAAGCGGCTTATGTGCCCGTGGCTCATGACTATCTGGATGCGCCCTCGCAGCTGGATCGCGACTGGGTGATCGCTCAGCTGAAACCTTTGCTGGAGGACCCGGCGCAGGCCAAAGTGGGCCAGAACCTCAAATATGACGCCAGTGTTCTGGCGCGCTATGGGGTGACCATGCAGGGCATCCGCTTCGATACCATGCTGGAGTCTTACGTGTACAACAGTGTGGTCGGACGCCATGATATGGACAGTCTGTCGCTGCGTTATCTGGAACACAAAACCATCAGTTTCGAAGATATTGCCGGCAAAGGGAAGAAACAGCTGACCTTTAACCAGATCGATCTGGAACAGGCTGGCCCTTATGCAGCGGAAGATGCGGATATCACCCTGCGTCTGCATAACCTGCTGATCGGCAAGCTGAACGCGGATCCTAAACTGAAAAGCGTGCTGGAAGATATCGAAATGCCGCTGGTGCCTGTCCTGTCTCGCATGGAGCGCACGGGTGTGCTGCTCGATGCGGCGAAGCTGACTGCGCAGTCGCAGGAAATTGCGGTGCGGTTAGATGAGATCCAGGCGCAAGCATACGAAGTGGCCGGAGAGGAGTTTAATCTCAGCTCGCCTAAACAGCTGCAAGCGATCCTGTTTGAGAAAATGGGGCTGCCTGTGGTTAAGAAAACCCCTTCCGGTACCCCATCAACCAATGAAGAAGTGTTGCAGGAACTGGCGCTGGACTACCCGCTGCCCAAGCTGCTGCTGGAGCACCGCGGGCTGGCGAAACTCAAATCGACTTATACCGACAAGCTGCCGCGCATGATCAACCCGGCCACCAAACGGGTGCATACCTCATATCATCAGGCGGTCGCGGCCACGGGGCGTCTGTCGTCGACCGATCCAAACCTGCAGAACATTCCGATTCGTAACGAACAAGGGCGCCGGATCCGTCAGGCCTTTATCGCACCGGCAGGTTACAAGATTCTGGCGGTCGATTATTCTCAGATTGAACTGAGGATCATGGCTCATCTGTCCGGCGACAAAGCACTGCTTGATGCTTTCCGTCACGGCAAAGATATTCATGCTGCGACCGCGGCTGAGATCCTCGGTTTGCCGATCGAAGAAGTCACCAGCGAACAGCGCCGTCGTGCCAAAGCCATTAACTTTGGTTTGATTTATGGCATGAGTGCCTTTGGTCTGGCAAAACAGCTGGGTATGGGACGCAATGAGGCACAGGAGTACATGAATGTGTACTTCGAGCGTTACCCGGGCGTGCTGGAATACATGGAAAGCACCCGCACTCAGGCCAGCGAGCAAGGGTATGTTGAAACCCTGTTTGGCCGCCGCCTCTATCTGCCGGATATTCAATCGCGCAACGCCATTCGCCGTAAAGCGGCAGAGCGGGCGGCGATCAACGCCCCGATGCAGGGCACGGCGGCGGATATTATCAAACGTGCTATGGTAGCCGTCGATCACTGGATCCAGACACAAAACAGCGACCGTGTCCGTCTGTTGATGCAGGTACACGATGAACTGGTGTTTGAAGTGAAAGAATCTGAGCTGGAGAGCGTCGCAAAATCAGTGTGCGAGCTGATGGAGGCTGCAGCTGAGCTGGATGTACCATTGATCGCGGATGCAGGCAGCGGTGACAACTGGGATCAGGCGCATTAA
- a CDS encoding class I SAM-dependent methyltransferase — protein MTACTLCDSAATQAYHQDKQRAYFQCRACSLVFADPASHLTPEQEKAVYDQHENHVEDEGYRRFLSRLAALLSVRLPPGPLAGLDFGCGPGPALASMFREQGHQVAVYDPYFAPDTGVLASQYDFVTCTEAIEHFYTPAREWQLLLSLVKPGGWLGLMTKLATDAEAFSRWHYKNDPTHVSFFSRETFRYLAQRDGLTVEFIGNDVIMLRKNQS, from the coding sequence ATGACGGCTTGTACCTTATGCGACAGCGCAGCCACTCAGGCTTATCATCAAGATAAGCAGCGGGCCTATTTTCAATGCCGGGCCTGCAGCCTGGTGTTTGCGGATCCGGCTTCGCATTTGACACCGGAGCAGGAAAAAGCGGTCTACGATCAGCATGAAAACCATGTTGAGGATGAAGGGTATCGCCGTTTCCTCAGCCGGCTGGCCGCACTGCTGAGCGTGCGTTTGCCGCCAGGACCGCTGGCTGGGCTGGATTTCGGCTGCGGCCCCGGCCCTGCGCTGGCAAGCATGTTTCGTGAGCAGGGGCATCAGGTCGCTGTGTATGATCCGTATTTTGCTCCGGATACCGGTGTACTGGCCTCTCAGTATGACTTTGTCACCTGTACCGAGGCGATTGAACACTTTTATACCCCGGCCCGTGAATGGCAGTTGCTGCTGTCATTGGTCAAGCCGGGTGGCTGGCTGGGACTGATGACGAAGCTGGCAACCGATGCAGAGGCATTCAGCCGCTGGCATTACAAGAATGATCCCACCCACGTCAGCTTTTTCAGCCGGGAAACGTTCCGTTATCTGGCACAACGAGATGGACTGACGGTGGAATTTATTGGTAACGATGTAATTATGCTGAGGAAAAATCAGTCATGA
- the yihI gene encoding Der GTPase-activating protein YihI: MTRKKRGRKPGSEGPAQFVEKSVSQQDLDGRARQKARKRKGLKAGSRHSDADAQSAQRQGQAKDPRHGSKKPVPLIVEPKPSKQARRMSAEQELAMLENDPQLMALLDRLDAGEKLGAGLQKQVDQKLDRIEQLMKQLGLYDEDQDEADDQIATGDARSEEDLLDDFENTRWDDFNKE; the protein is encoded by the coding sequence ATGACCCGTAAGAAAAGAGGCCGTAAACCTGGCTCTGAAGGCCCGGCGCAGTTCGTAGAAAAGAGTGTCAGCCAGCAAGATCTGGATGGCCGTGCCCGTCAGAAAGCCCGTAAGCGTAAAGGTTTGAAAGCGGGCAGCCGTCACTCAGACGCGGATGCTCAGAGTGCGCAGCGTCAGGGGCAGGCGAAAGATCCACGCCACGGCAGCAAAAAGCCGGTGCCACTGATTGTCGAACCGAAACCAAGCAAGCAGGCGCGCCGTATGAGTGCTGAGCAGGAACTGGCGATGCTGGAGAACGATCCGCAATTGATGGCCCTGTTGGACCGTCTGGATGCCGGTGAAAAACTCGGTGCAGGTCTGCAGAAGCAAGTCGACCAGAAACTGGATCGCATTGAGCAGTTGATGAAACAACTGGGTCTGTACGACGAAGATCAGGATGAGGCAGACGATCAAATCGCCACCGGGGATGCCCGCAGCGAAGAGGATCTGCTTGATGACTTTGAAAATACCCGTTGGGACGATTTCAATAAGGAGTAA